The Micromonospora violae DNA segment GCGGCGGCCGCCAGCCTCGCGCTGTCCGAGGGCGCGTTGGTCTCCGAGGCGGTGCAGGCGGCGGTCGCCGAGGCGTCCGCGTACGTGGCGGGTGGGGGAGTGGCGGCGGCGCTGGCCGCGTCGGCGCGGGCGGGGAGCGCGCCGGGGGTACGAGCGCCGCGCTCGGGAACGCCCGGCGCCGCGGCGACCGACCGGGTGGGGGTCGCCGCCGTCGCCGCCCTGCTGGGTGAGGTACGGGCCGCGGGCGGGACCGTGGTGGCGACCGGCGGCTGCTTCGACCTGCTGCACGCCGGGCACGTCGCCACCCTGGAGGCCGCCCGGCAGCTCGGCGACTGCCTCATCGTCTGCCTGAACTCCGATGCCAGCGTGGCCGGGTTGAAGGGGCCGGATCGGCCGGTGTTGTCCGAAGCCGACCGCAGCCGGCTGCTGGCCGCCCTGAGCTGCGTCGACGCGGTCCTCATCTTCGACGAGCCGACCCCGGACGCGGCGCTGTCCTGGATACGCCCCGACGTCTGGGTCAAGGGCGGCGACTACGCCACCGGCGGTGGGGACGCGAGCGCCACCCTGCCGGAGGCGGCTGTCGTACGCCGGTGGGGTGGGAACACCGTGGTGGTGCCCTATCTGGACGGTCGTTCCACCACCGACCTGATCGTCCGTACGCTCGCGGAGCGGACCCGATGACCGCCACGCGGCCCGGCGCCGGGCCGACCGTCCTGGTCACCGGTGGGGCCAGCGGGCTCGGCGCGGCGGTGGTCGCGGCGGTGGCCGCCTCCGGTGGCCGACCGCTGGTGCTGGACCGGCAGCCGCCGGTCGACGGGGTGTCCTGGACCGAGTGCGACCTGGCCGACACGCGTGCCGCCGAGGTGGCCACCCGGCACCTCGCCGAGCAGGCCGGCGGCCTGGACGCGGTGGTCACCGCCGCCGGCACGGACGTGCCGGGCCGGCTCGCCGACGTGCCGGGGGAGACCTGGGACCGGATCGTCGCCGTCGACCTGCTGGCCACCGCGGCGGTGATCCGGGCCGCGCTGCCGTTTCTGCTGACCTCCCGGGGTCGCATCGTCACGGTCGCCTCCACCCTGGGTGTCAAGGCGGTCAGCGACGCCACCGCGTACTGCGCGGCGAAGTTCGGCGTGGTGGGGTTCACCCGGGCCCTCGCCGCCGAGCTGGCCGGTCAGGTCGGCGTCACCCTGCTCATTCCGGGTGGGATGCGCACCGCGTTCTTCGACGAGCGTGACCCGCAGTACAAGCCGGGGCCGGACGCCATCCTCAACGAGCCCGCCGACACCGCCGCCGCGATCATGTTCGCGCTCAACCAGCCGGCCGGTTGCGCGGTGCGCGAGATGGTGGTCTGCGCCGAGCAGGAGACCTCGTACCCGTGATCCTCGTGCTGCGCGCCCTCGGCGTCGGCGATCTGGCGACCGCGGTGCCCGCGCTGCGGGCGCTGCGGGCCGCGTACCCTTCGCGGGAGCTGGCGCTCGCCGCGCCCGGCTGGCTGGGCCCGCTGGTCGACCTGGTCGGCGGCGTCGACCGGTTGGTGGACACCGCCGGGCTGGACCGGCCCCTGCGGGTCGGGTCGGCCCCGTTGCTCGCGGTCAACCTGCACGGGCGTGGCCCGCAGTCACACCGGTTGCTGGCGGCCACCCGGCCCGGCC contains these protein-coding regions:
- a CDS encoding SDR family oxidoreductase, with product MTATRPGAGPTVLVTGGASGLGAAVVAAVAASGGRPLVLDRQPPVDGVSWTECDLADTRAAEVATRHLAEQAGGLDAVVTAAGTDVPGRLADVPGETWDRIVAVDLLATAAVIRAALPFLLTSRGRIVTVASTLGVKAVSDATAYCAAKFGVVGFTRALAAELAGQVGVTLLIPGGMRTAFFDERDPQYKPGPDAILNEPADTAAAIMFALNQPAGCAVREMVVCAEQETSYP